From Bosea sp. NBC_00550, the proteins below share one genomic window:
- a CDS encoding helix-turn-helix domain-containing protein, translating into MTDLKVVGIDPPGNYIKIELDARGWSQRDLAFILGQTEQQLNPLLSGKRTITPDMARLLGDAFGVSPQFFANLQSQYDLANAKVPDPAVRTRARLQGTYPVRDMIRRGWINAADAALLQLQVDRFFEADNDHGTQKQIAYAAKKTHYNTTNSYQIAWVYRVRQLSRQIVTPEFSAEKLRSKLTQIRSLMIDPESVRDIPEILVSCGVRFVIVETLPGAKIDGVCTWLDDKTPVIGMSTLHDRIDNFWFVLRHEIEHVLLGHGKDSFGIVDHLQGDALSVGDDIEEIERIANIAAGEFCVPSKKMDSFYARKHPYFSERDVVGFAALMEVHPAIVVGQLQRRMDRYDYLRKYQVPVRRYVIERAVTDGWGHVAKAEL; encoded by the coding sequence ATGACAGACCTAAAAGTGGTCGGCATCGACCCGCCTGGAAACTATATAAAGATAGAACTTGACGCAAGGGGATGGTCTCAGCGGGATTTGGCCTTTATACTGGGTCAAACTGAGCAGCAATTGAACCCCCTTCTATCAGGGAAAAGAACAATTACGCCCGACATGGCGAGGTTGCTTGGAGATGCCTTCGGGGTATCTCCTCAGTTTTTTGCTAATCTGCAAAGCCAATACGACCTCGCGAATGCAAAAGTGCCAGACCCGGCGGTTCGCACCCGAGCTCGCCTTCAAGGAACATATCCAGTTCGCGATATGATACGCCGCGGGTGGATAAATGCCGCTGATGCGGCGCTTCTTCAGTTGCAGGTGGACCGGTTCTTCGAAGCAGACAACGACCACGGAACGCAGAAGCAAATTGCCTACGCAGCCAAGAAAACTCACTACAACACAACTAACAGCTATCAAATCGCGTGGGTCTATCGCGTACGTCAGCTGTCAAGGCAGATAGTCACTCCGGAATTTTCGGCTGAGAAACTAAGGTCAAAACTTACTCAGATAAGATCTTTGATGATAGACCCTGAGTCCGTCCGCGATATACCGGAAATTTTGGTAAGCTGCGGAGTGAGATTCGTCATTGTCGAAACTCTTCCAGGCGCAAAAATAGATGGAGTTTGTACTTGGCTCGATGATAAAACACCCGTCATTGGAATGTCTACTCTTCACGATAGAATCGATAATTTTTGGTTTGTTTTGAGGCACGAGATAGAGCACGTCCTCTTAGGGCATGGAAAAGATAGCTTTGGGATTGTAGATCATCTTCAGGGTGACGCGCTCTCCGTAGGAGACGATATCGAAGAGATTGAGAGAATAGCAAATATAGCGGCAGGAGAATTTTGCGTTCCTAGCAAAAAAATGGACTCGTTTTACGCCAGGAAGCATCCGTATTTTTCGGAAAGGGACGTTGTTGGCTTTGCCGCTCTGATGGAAGTTCACCCCGCAATTGTAGTCGGGCAGTTACAGAGGCGAATGGATAGGTATGATTATTTACGAAAGTACCAAGTTCCTGTCCGTCGATATGTGATCGAGCGAGCTGTCACTGATGGCTGGGGTCACGTGGCAAAAGCCGAACTTTAG
- a CDS encoding phosphoserine transaminase, producing the protein MANTAPTTRPRVPNFSSGPCAKRPGWTLKGLADAPLGRSHRAKIGKDKLKAAIDLTREVLQIPADYRIGIVPASDTGAVEMALWSLLGARGVDMVSWESFGAGWVTDVVKQLKLSDVRTFDAPYGELPNLRKVDTKNRDVVFTWNGTTSGVRVVDAGWIADDREGLTICDATSAAFAERLDWQKLDVTTFSWQKVLGGEAAHGMIVLSPRAVERLLTYKPAWPLPKIFRMTSGGKLIEGIFTGETINTPSMLAVEDYLDALNWAKKVGGLDGLVKRADANARVIAKFVRENDWIDFLAVKPKTRSNTSVCLKFTDPAVTALPADAQAAFAKQVVSIIEKAGAGYDLGHYRDAPPGLRIWCGATVQARDVKALLPWIEYAFAEAKAGLSKKAA; encoded by the coding sequence ATGGCGAACACCGCACCGACCACGCGCCCGCGCGTGCCTAACTTCTCGTCCGGCCCCTGCGCCAAGCGCCCCGGCTGGACCCTCAAGGGCCTTGCCGACGCTCCGCTCGGCCGCTCGCACCGCGCCAAGATCGGCAAGGACAAGCTGAAGGCCGCGATCGACCTCACCCGCGAGGTGCTGCAGATCCCCGCGGATTACCGCATCGGCATCGTGCCCGCTTCCGACACCGGCGCCGTCGAGATGGCGCTGTGGAGCCTGCTCGGCGCCCGCGGCGTCGACATGGTCAGCTGGGAGAGCTTCGGCGCCGGCTGGGTCACCGATGTCGTCAAGCAGCTCAAGCTTTCCGACGTCCGCACCTTCGACGCCCCCTATGGCGAACTGCCGAACCTGCGGAAGGTCGACACCAAGAACCGCGACGTCGTCTTCACCTGGAACGGCACCACCTCCGGCGTGCGCGTCGTCGATGCCGGCTGGATCGCCGATGACCGGGAGGGGCTGACCATCTGCGACGCCACCTCCGCCGCCTTCGCCGAGCGCCTCGACTGGCAAAAGCTCGATGTCACCACCTTCTCCTGGCAGAAGGTGCTCGGCGGCGAGGCCGCGCATGGCATGATCGTGCTCTCGCCCCGCGCGGTCGAGCGGCTGTTGACCTACAAGCCGGCCTGGCCGCTGCCGAAGATCTTCCGCATGACCTCTGGCGGCAAGCTGATCGAGGGCATCTTCACGGGCGAGACGATCAACACGCCCTCCATGCTCGCGGTCGAGGATTATCTCGATGCGCTGAACTGGGCGAAGAAGGTCGGCGGGCTCGACGGGCTGGTGAAGCGCGCCGACGCCAACGCCCGCGTCATCGCCAAGTTCGTGCGCGAGAACGACTGGATCGACTTCCTCGCCGTGAAGCCGAAGACGCGCTCCAACACCTCGGTCTGCCTCAAGTTCACCGACCCGGCCGTCACCGCCCTGCCGGCGGACGCGCAGGCGGCCTTCGCCAAGCAGGTCGTCTCGATCATCGAGAAGGCCGGCGCCGGCTACGACCTCGGCCATTACCGCGACGCCCCTCCCGGCCTGCGCATCTGGTGCGGCGCGACCGTGCAGGCGCGCGACGTCAAGGCGCTGTTGCCCTGGATCGAATACGCCTTCGCCGAGGCCAAGGCCGGCTTGAGCAAGAAGGCGGCATAA
- a CDS encoding DUF1902 domain-containing protein, with the protein MLNPLKALVAAPAGAAEPIRFEVRRDEAAGLWYAMDTGELGIVTEAESLDALRERLKQLLPECFGIENCPVELALCDDAPDA; encoded by the coding sequence GTGCTCAATCCGCTGAAGGCTCTCGTCGCCGCGCCTGCCGGGGCAGCGGAGCCGATCCGCTTCGAGGTCCGCCGCGACGAGGCGGCGGGCCTCTGGTACGCCATGGACACCGGCGAGCTCGGCATCGTCACCGAGGCCGAGTCGCTCGACGCCCTACGCGAGCGGCTGAAGCAGCTCCTGCCGGAATGCTTCGGCATCGAGAACTGCCCGGTCGAGCTCGCTCTCTGCGACGACGCGCCGGACGCCTAG
- a CDS encoding zinc-dependent alcohol dehydrogenase family protein: MAKVVRFSELGGPEVLRIEEVEVLPPGPGEVRILAKALGLNRAEALLRRGSYIEAAALPSGLGLEAAGVVESIGDGVEGLNPGDAVSLVPPRSMLRWPVHGELIRVPAELVVKHPPELDWEGAAALWMAFLTAYGALVDLAGLKTGETVAITAASSSVGLAAIQIANRIGARPVAVTRSEAKREALMAHGAAAVVLSEGEGLAERLEAAAGGGSGLRVVLDAVGGPIFEPLTAAMAPGGILVEYGGLSPLPTPFPLPAVLGKSLTLRGYLVHEITRDPAKLAAAKAFILAGVAEGAFKPVIARSFPLDEIVAAHRYLESNDQFGKIVVTV, translated from the coding sequence ATGGCAAAGGTTGTTCGTTTCTCGGAGCTGGGCGGGCCGGAGGTGCTGCGGATCGAGGAGGTCGAGGTGCTGCCGCCGGGGCCGGGCGAGGTTCGCATCCTGGCGAAGGCGCTCGGCCTCAACCGGGCGGAGGCGCTGCTCCGGCGTGGCAGCTATATCGAGGCGGCGGCGCTGCCCTCGGGGCTCGGGCTGGAAGCGGCCGGGGTCGTCGAAAGCATCGGAGACGGCGTCGAGGGATTGAATCCGGGCGATGCCGTCAGCCTCGTCCCGCCGCGTTCGATGCTGCGCTGGCCCGTCCATGGCGAGCTGATCCGCGTGCCGGCCGAACTGGTGGTGAAGCATCCGCCCGAGCTCGACTGGGAGGGCGCTGCGGCGCTGTGGATGGCCTTCCTCACCGCCTATGGCGCGCTGGTCGATCTGGCAGGTCTGAAGACCGGCGAGACCGTGGCGATCACGGCGGCGTCAAGCAGCGTCGGCCTCGCCGCGATCCAGATCGCCAACCGCATCGGCGCACGGCCTGTTGCCGTGACGCGCTCCGAGGCCAAGCGCGAGGCGCTGATGGCCCATGGAGCGGCGGCGGTGGTGCTATCGGAGGGCGAGGGGCTGGCGGAACGGCTGGAGGCTGCGGCGGGTGGTGGTTCTGGTCTCCGCGTCGTCCTCGATGCCGTCGGCGGGCCGATCTTCGAGCCCCTGACGGCGGCGATGGCGCCGGGCGGCATCCTTGTCGAATATGGCGGCTTGAGCCCTCTGCCGACGCCGTTCCCGCTGCCGGCCGTGCTGGGCAAGAGCCTGACCTTGCGCGGCTATCTCGTCCACGAGATCACGCGCGACCCGGCGAAGCTCGCCGCGGCGAAGGCCTTCATCCTCGCCGGCGTGGCGGAGGGGGCGTTCAAGCCGGTGATCGCGCGCAGCTTCCCGCTCGACGAGATCGTCGCGGCGCATCGCTATCTCGAGTCGAACGACCAGTTCGGGAAGATCGTGGTGACGGTCTGA
- the bla gene encoding class A beta-lactamase, protein MPARLRLAATALACLVALPALADWDRARLDKEIVTIEQQSKGRLGVALIDLKDRKQWSHRGAETFPMQSVFKLPLAVAVLQQVEAGKFKFDQPITVTRKDFSLFRSPLVKAFKGERNDYPLSELIRLAAGESDNTAADLLMREIGGPQVVTKMLRDGGITGISVDRYERQFQPEIYGLRGFAWGETVDEQRFRAELKAMNPQPRTAALSAALKDKRDAATPEASALFLEAFAKGNWLRQPAHAAFLEKVISESKIGADRIKAGLPAGSRLAHRTGLGLTVDGINHATNDIGIATLPDGRRFAIVVYLAGSRADAKEREAALADVARLAVSALR, encoded by the coding sequence ATGCCTGCCCGCCTTCGCCTTGCCGCCACGGCCCTCGCCTGCCTCGTCGCCCTGCCTGCCCTCGCCGATTGGGACCGGGCCAGGCTCGACAAGGAGATCGTCACGATCGAACAGCAGTCGAAGGGCCGGCTCGGCGTCGCCCTCATCGACCTCAAGGACCGCAAGCAGTGGTCGCATCGCGGCGCCGAGACCTTCCCGATGCAGAGCGTGTTCAAGCTGCCGCTCGCCGTCGCCGTGCTGCAGCAAGTGGAGGCCGGCAAGTTCAAGTTCGACCAGCCGATCACCGTCACGCGCAAGGATTTCTCGCTGTTCCGCAGCCCGCTGGTCAAAGCCTTCAAGGGCGAGCGCAACGACTACCCGCTCAGCGAGCTGATCCGCCTCGCCGCCGGCGAGAGCGACAACACTGCCGCCGACCTGCTGATGCGGGAGATCGGCGGGCCGCAGGTGGTGACGAAGATGCTGCGCGACGGCGGCATCACCGGCATCTCGGTCGACCGCTACGAGCGCCAGTTCCAGCCGGAGATCTATGGGCTGCGCGGCTTCGCCTGGGGCGAGACGGTCGATGAGCAGCGCTTCCGCGCCGAGCTGAAGGCAATGAACCCCCAGCCGCGCACCGCCGCGCTCTCGGCCGCCTTGAAGGACAAGCGCGACGCCGCGACGCCCGAGGCGAGCGCCCTCTTCCTCGAGGCCTTTGCCAAGGGCAACTGGCTGCGCCAGCCGGCCCATGCCGCCTTCCTCGAGAAGGTGATCTCCGAGAGCAAGATCGGCGCCGACCGGATCAAGGCCGGCCTGCCTGCGGGCTCGCGCCTCGCCCATCGCACGGGTCTCGGCCTGACGGTCGACGGCATCAACCACGCCACCAACGACATCGGCATCGCGACGCTGCCGGACGGCCGGCGCTTCGCCATCGTGGTCTACCTCGCCGGCTCGCGCGCTGATGCCAAGGAGCGGGAAGCGGCTCTGGCGGACGTGGCGCGGCTCGCGGTTTCGGCGCTGCGCTGA
- a CDS encoding DMT family transporter → MAWLYLFSAGILEIVWAYTMKQSDGFSRPGPAAITIVTMIGSFALLSLAMRSLPLGTAYTIWTGIGAVGAFLVGVTVLGEALTPMRIAAAALIVSGLVMMKLSAS, encoded by the coding sequence ATGGCGTGGCTCTATCTTTTTTCTGCCGGCATTCTCGAAATCGTCTGGGCCTACACGATGAAGCAGTCGGACGGGTTCTCCCGTCCGGGGCCGGCAGCGATCACCATCGTCACCATGATCGGCAGCTTCGCCCTGCTCTCGCTGGCGATGCGCTCTTTGCCGCTCGGCACCGCGTACACGATCTGGACCGGCATCGGCGCGGTCGGCGCCTTCCTCGTCGGCGTCACCGTGCTCGGCGAGGCGCTGACGCCGATGCGCATCGCCGCGGCCGCTCTCATCGTCTCCGGCCTCGTCATGATGAAGCTCTCGGCGAGCTGA
- a CDS encoding DMT family transporter, whose amino-acid sequence MHPSPTWLQRAWANAYLLMILTTLMWAGNAVASRLAVGNISPMALTSFRWIAVCAIMPFLLRHQIRAYWPVLLARWRFVALLGILGFTAFNTLMYLAAYSTSAINIGILQGSIPVFVLVGAFLAYRTPIGTMQALGVAVTLLGVAVTASRGDIHVLTGFRFAAGDLLMILACVLYAGYTVAIRNRPAMPGLVFFAAVACFACLVSLPLLVGEIALGKFHAPTATGWGILAFTVIGPSLLSQLFFMRAIEIIGPGRAGVFVNLVPVFAPILAVLIIGEPFGLYHALALALVLGGIFIAERLGR is encoded by the coding sequence GTGCACCCTTCCCCGACTTGGCTGCAACGCGCCTGGGCCAATGCCTATCTGTTGATGATCCTGACGACGCTGATGTGGGCCGGCAATGCCGTGGCGAGCCGGCTCGCCGTCGGCAACATCTCGCCGATGGCGCTGACCTCGTTCCGCTGGATCGCGGTCTGCGCGATCATGCCGTTCCTGCTGCGCCATCAGATCCGGGCCTATTGGCCGGTGCTGCTGGCGCGCTGGCGCTTCGTCGCCCTGCTCGGCATCCTCGGTTTCACCGCCTTCAACACGCTGATGTATCTCGCCGCCTATTCGACCTCGGCGATCAATATCGGCATCCTGCAGGGCTCGATCCCGGTCTTCGTGCTGGTCGGGGCCTTCCTGGCCTATCGCACGCCGATCGGCACCATGCAGGCGCTCGGCGTCGCGGTCACGCTGCTCGGCGTCGCCGTCACGGCGAGCCGCGGCGACATCCATGTCCTGACCGGTTTTCGCTTCGCTGCCGGCGACCTGCTGATGATCCTCGCCTGCGTGCTTTATGCCGGCTACACCGTCGCCATCCGCAACCGGCCGGCGATGCCGGGGCTGGTCTTCTTCGCGGCGGTCGCCTGCTTTGCCTGCCTTGTTTCGCTGCCGCTGCTCGTCGGCGAGATCGCGCTCGGCAAATTCCACGCCCCGACCGCGACGGGCTGGGGCATCCTGGCCTTCACGGTGATCGGGCCTTCGCTGCTGTCGCAGCTGTTCTTCATGCGCGCCATCGAGATCATCGGGCCCGGCCGGGCCGGCGTCTTCGTCAATCTCGTGCCGGTCTTCGCGCCGATCCTGGCCGTGCTGATCATCGGCGAGCCCTTCGGCCTCTACCACGCGCTCGCGCTCGCTTTGGTGCTCGGTGGCATCTTCATCGCCGAGCGGCTGGGGCGGTAG
- the serA gene encoding phosphoglycerate dehydrogenase yields MTAPKVLISDALSPAAVQIFKDRGIDVTFDPGLGKDKDKLAAIIGDYDGLAIRSATKATAKLLEQATKLKVIGRAGIGVDNVEIPAATARGIIVMNTPFGNSITTAEHAIAMMFALARQIPSADISTQAGKWEKNRFMGVEITAKTLGLIGAGNIGSIVAERAIGLKMRVIAYDPYLSPERAVQLGVEKVELEDLLKRADFITLHVPMTEKTKNILSAENLAKTKKGVRIINCARGGLVDEQALADLIKSGHVAGAAFDVFSQEPAEQNPLFGLDNVVCTPHLGASTNEAQENVALQVAEQMSDYLLKGAITNAVNFPSISAEEAPRIKPFVALAEKLGSFLGQLTEAAVKGIRIEYEGAVADLNLKAISAAAITGVLRPFLPEINMVNAAMIAKEKGIVVEELTREVAGNLESVIRIVVEAEDMPRHASGTVFQDGKPRIVEIRDIQVDAEFAPHMLYVRNADKPGFIGQFGSLLGGAGVNVATFSLGRDKPGGDAICYVAVDEPISDELLAKIHEIPMVKRARRLRF; encoded by the coding sequence ATGACAGCCCCCAAAGTCCTGATTTCCGACGCCCTCTCGCCCGCCGCCGTGCAGATCTTCAAGGATCGCGGCATCGACGTGACCTTCGATCCCGGCCTCGGCAAGGACAAGGACAAGCTCGCCGCGATCATCGGCGACTATGACGGCCTCGCCATCCGCTCGGCCACCAAGGCGACCGCCAAGCTGCTCGAGCAGGCGACGAAGCTGAAGGTGATCGGCCGTGCCGGCATCGGCGTCGACAATGTCGAGATCCCCGCCGCCACCGCGCGCGGCATCATCGTGATGAACACGCCCTTCGGCAATTCGATCACCACCGCCGAGCACGCCATCGCGATGATGTTCGCGCTCGCACGCCAGATCCCCTCGGCGGATATCTCGACCCAGGCCGGGAAGTGGGAGAAGAACCGCTTCATGGGCGTCGAGATCACGGCGAAGACGCTGGGCCTGATCGGCGCCGGCAATATCGGCTCGATCGTCGCCGAGCGCGCCATCGGCCTGAAGATGCGCGTCATCGCCTATGACCCCTATCTCTCGCCGGAGCGGGCCGTGCAGCTGGGCGTCGAGAAGGTCGAGCTCGAGGACCTGCTGAAGCGCGCCGACTTCATCACCCTGCACGTCCCGATGACCGAGAAGACGAAGAACATCCTCTCGGCCGAGAACCTCGCCAAGACCAAGAAGGGCGTGCGCATCATCAACTGCGCCCGCGGCGGCCTCGTCGACGAGCAGGCCCTTGCCGACCTCATCAAGTCCGGCCATGTCGCGGGCGCGGCCTTCGACGTGTTCTCGCAGGAGCCGGCGGAGCAGAACCCGCTCTTCGGCCTCGACAACGTCGTCTGCACGCCGCATCTCGGCGCGAGCACCAACGAGGCGCAGGAGAACGTCGCGCTGCAGGTCGCCGAGCAGATGAGCGACTACCTGCTGAAGGGCGCCATCACCAACGCGGTCAACTTCCCCTCGATCTCGGCCGAGGAAGCCCCGCGCATCAAGCCGTTCGTGGCGCTGGCGGAAAAGCTCGGCTCCTTCCTCGGCCAGCTCACCGAAGCCGCGGTCAAGGGCATCCGCATCGAGTATGAGGGCGCCGTCGCGGACCTCAACCTCAAGGCGATCTCGGCCGCCGCGATCACCGGCGTGCTCAGGCCCTTCCTGCCCGAGATCAACATGGTCAACGCCGCGATGATCGCCAAGGAAAAGGGCATCGTCGTCGAGGAGCTGACCCGCGAGGTCGCCGGCAATCTCGAAAGCGTCATTCGCATCGTCGTCGAGGCCGAGGACATGCCGCGCCACGCCTCGGGCACGGTGTTCCAGGACGGCAAGCCGCGCATCGTCGAGATCCGCGACATCCAGGTCGATGCCGAGTTCGCGCCGCACATGCTCTATGTCCGCAACGCCGACAAGCCCGGCTTCATCGGCCAGTTCGGCTCGCTGCTCGGCGGCGCAGGCGTCAATGTCGCGACCTTCTCGCTCGGCCGCGACAAGCCGGGCGGCGACGCGATCTGCTATGTCGCCGTCGACGAGCCGATCTCGGACGAGCTGCTCGCGAAGATCCACGAGATCCCGATGGTCAAGCGCGCGCGTCGACTCAGGTTCTGA
- a CDS encoding LysR family transcriptional regulator codes for MDRLTSMEVFVRAVDLGSFAAAAETLDLSAPMVGKHVRFLEERLGARLLNRTTRRQSLTDVGRAYYDRCRTILAETTAAEALAGDHLGEPSGRLRVTMPAHFGRRCVAPVLFGLAQRYPRLELELSFGDPIADLVQQGYDLAIRTGTLEDRSGIVARRIARQPMLLCAAPAYLERHGTPTGLDDLAQHQAILYGRAGWVRPWQFPQAGLPPLEIAPSGRLRFDDLDAMADAAVAGLGLSWLPAWLIRDRLRSGELAVVLPDQPPFLYDGYALWPQSPLLPLKVRVAVDELAKALPPLMA; via the coding sequence ATGGATCGCCTCACCAGTATGGAAGTCTTCGTCCGGGCGGTCGATCTCGGCTCGTTTGCGGCGGCTGCCGAAACGCTCGATCTCTCCGCGCCGATGGTCGGCAAGCATGTCCGCTTCCTGGAGGAGCGGCTGGGTGCGCGGCTTCTGAACCGGACGACGCGCCGTCAGAGCCTGACGGATGTCGGCCGCGCCTATTACGACCGCTGCCGCACCATCCTGGCCGAGACCACGGCGGCCGAGGCGCTCGCCGGCGACCATCTCGGCGAGCCGAGCGGGCGGTTGCGCGTGACGATGCCGGCGCATTTCGGCCGGCGTTGCGTCGCGCCGGTGCTGTTCGGGCTGGCTCAGCGCTATCCGCGCCTCGAACTGGAACTCTCCTTCGGCGACCCGATCGCCGATCTGGTGCAGCAGGGCTATGATCTCGCCATCCGCACCGGCACGCTGGAGGATCGCTCCGGTATCGTCGCCAGGCGCATCGCCCGCCAGCCGATGCTGCTCTGCGCCGCCCCGGCCTATCTCGAACGTCACGGCACGCCTACGGGACTGGACGATCTCGCGCAGCATCAGGCCATTCTCTATGGCCGTGCCGGCTGGGTCCGGCCCTGGCAGTTTCCGCAGGCCGGCCTGCCGCCGCTGGAGATCGCGCCATCCGGGCGGCTGCGCTTCGACGATCTCGACGCGATGGCCGATGCCGCCGTCGCCGGGCTGGGGCTGTCATGGCTGCCGGCCTGGCTGATCCGCGACCGCTTGCGCTCGGGCGAATTGGCCGTCGTCCTGCCCGACCAGCCGCCCTTCCTCTATGACGGCTATGCGCTCTGGCCGCAAAGCCCGCTGCTGCCGCTCAAGGTCCGCGTCGCCGTCGACGAGCTGGCGAAGGCCCTGCCGCCGCTGATGGCGTGA
- a CDS encoding type 1 glutamine amidotransferase → MIKTNSRPLRLLFVDGNTREHREGLREAYGMAYGEAYAAEIAAIAPGIVSDICLPADEGANLPDGAGLESYDGVFLTGSALHIYETEPAVTRQVELMRSIYASGTPCFGSCWGIQIGSVTAGGTVTANPKGREVGFARRITPTEAGRNHKLLESRPAAFDAPAIHLDTIALPAHGTTILASNAYSQVQAAEIRHGGGTFWGVQYHPEFPLKQVASILGRMVPLLIEEGFRRDEASTQSWLGDLRTLDAEPQRQDLAWAHGLDREVLDTERRVTELRNFVEHRIKPHASERGRA, encoded by the coding sequence ATGATCAAAACCAATTCCCGCCCGCTCCGCCTGCTTTTCGTCGACGGCAACACGCGCGAGCATCGAGAAGGGCTGCGGGAGGCTTACGGCATGGCCTATGGCGAAGCCTATGCCGCCGAGATCGCGGCGATCGCACCCGGCATCGTCTCCGACATCTGCCTGCCGGCCGACGAGGGCGCCAACCTGCCTGACGGCGCCGGGCTCGAATCCTATGACGGCGTCTTCCTGACCGGCTCGGCCCTCCACATCTACGAGACCGAGCCGGCGGTGACGCGGCAAGTCGAACTTATGCGGTCGATCTATGCCAGCGGCACGCCCTGCTTCGGCTCCTGCTGGGGCATCCAGATCGGCTCGGTCACGGCGGGCGGCACCGTCACCGCCAACCCGAAGGGCCGCGAGGTCGGCTTCGCCCGGCGGATCACGCCCACAGAAGCGGGCCGGAACCACAAGCTGCTCGAAAGCAGGCCTGCCGCCTTCGACGCCCCGGCGATTCATCTCGACACCATCGCCCTGCCCGCGCATGGCACGACGATCCTCGCTTCCAACGCCTACAGCCAGGTCCAGGCCGCCGAGATCAGGCATGGCGGCGGCACCTTCTGGGGCGTGCAGTACCACCCCGAATTCCCGCTGAAGCAGGTCGCCTCGATCCTCGGGCGCATGGTGCCGCTCCTGATCGAGGAAGGCTTCCGGCGCGACGAGGCCTCGACGCAGAGCTGGCTCGGCGATTTGCGCACGCTCGACGCCGAGCCGCAGCGGCAGGACCTCGCCTGGGCGCATGGCCTCGACCGCGAGGTGCTCGACACCGAGCGCCGCGTCACCGAGCTGCGCAACTTCGTCGAGCACCGCATCAAGCCGCATGCGAGCGAGCGCGGTAGGGCCTGA